A portion of the Vreelandella subglaciescola genome contains these proteins:
- a CDS encoding MarR family winged helix-turn-helix transcriptional regulator encodes MEHQLSSLPLSERVSIQRVLDVMVEFSKLQFDLPLKTVSLFAYVAASPGISMNELRKQTNTKQSTCSRSIAVLSEWQEHEKPGFGLIWTEEDPGERRRKLVHLTDKGEELAATLSDILH; translated from the coding sequence ATGGAACATCAGCTATCAAGTTTGCCCCTCAGCGAAAGAGTCTCCATTCAGCGTGTATTGGACGTTATGGTTGAATTTAGCAAGCTTCAGTTTGATCTGCCGTTGAAGACAGTTTCACTTTTTGCCTACGTCGCGGCGAGTCCTGGCATTTCAATGAACGAACTACGAAAACAGACCAATACCAAGCAGTCGACTTGCTCAAGGAGCATTGCTGTTCTGTCCGAATGGCAAGAACACGAAAAGCCTGGTTTCGGTTTGATCTGGACTGAGGAAGACCCTGGAGAGCGCAGAAGGAAGCTGGTGCATCTAACTGATAAGGGCGAAGAACTGGCCGCGACTCTTTCGGACATACTGCACTGA
- a CDS encoding KilA-N domain-containing protein codes for MPELNSQNPGDLSYGLSETTRGRYGGTWAHPKLAVFFARWLDVRFSVACDERGQSIRFD; via the coding sequence TTGCCAGAATTAAATAGCCAGAATCCCGGTGATTTAAGCTACGGCCTTTCTGAAACTACCCGAGGCCGCTACGGTGGCACTTGGGCGCATCCCAAGCTGGCCGTATTCTTTGCCCGCTGGTTGGACGTTCGGTTCTCGGTGGCTTGTGACGAAAGGGGTCAAAGCATACGATTCGACTAG
- a CDS encoding KilA-N domain-containing protein — MITKQWHGKTLTFREDGYFNMTKAAKQFGKRIQHFWDNIDTRNYCYELSKHCQN; from the coding sequence ATGATCACCAAGCAGTGGCACGGCAAGACACTCACGTTCCGCGAAGACGGTTACTTCAACATGACGAAGGCCGCTAAGCAGTTTGGTAAACGTATTCAACATTTTTGGGACAATATAGATACCCGTAACTATTGCTATGAGCTTTCAAAACATTGCCAGAATTAA
- a CDS encoding site-specific integrase — MGEILQLYVSDVIYTGGIDIIDINVDGDDKKLKNPGSRRQTPVHPELKRLGFLEHVQKMRQQGSKRLFPDMPMGSDGYYSSVYSKRFISLLINLKVKREQNAFHSLRHNFEDACRNSGISKDVMNALQGHSESGMSGRYGAGYSLDVLNEAMCQLEHKGLDLSHLYPQ; from the coding sequence ATGGGGGAAATCCTACAGCTGTATGTTTCTGATGTGATCTATACAGGCGGTATCGACATTATAGACATCAACGTCGATGGTGATGATAAAAAGCTAAAAAATCCTGGTAGTCGCCGACAGACGCCCGTCCACCCCGAGTTGAAGCGGTTAGGTTTTCTTGAGCATGTTCAGAAGATGCGCCAACAAGGCAGCAAAAGGCTATTCCCTGACATGCCAATGGGGAGTGATGGTTATTATTCGTCTGTTTACTCTAAGCGCTTCATATCGCTACTTATTAATCTCAAGGTCAAACGTGAGCAAAACGCTTTTCACTCGCTACGTCACAATTTCGAGGACGCCTGTAGAAACTCGGGTATTTCCAAAGACGTGATGAATGCCCTACAGGGCCACAGTGAGTCGGGTATGTCTGGCAGGTACGGGGCAGGGTACTCGCTAGACGTGCTGAATGAGGCTATGTGTCAGCTTGAGCATAAAGGGTTAGACCTGAGCCACCTGTATCCCCAATAA
- a CDS encoding IS1380 family transposase, with the protein MFLTELDSRGPLAMGESLSPWTPSCNGSIRVELSGHRTTSDSGALLLREALDNSGMIDALDDHLVDHRDPDRVRHSLASQLRTLVLQRSMGWIDLSDTDTLRRDPLWQLACSDARGTTPLAQDRPSQATLSRLLTCLGRDDNIDTVHEGLLRLAVWRLTSLNGGERPEHLTLDIDGLPIDVHGHQGGSAFHGLYGARIYSPLVASLAETGDMVGGLLREGNAGPAENADTWIPHLVRRLNESTGAKVKVRIDAGFTDNDTLEALEDRDIEYLGRLRSHTGLQTLAAPHLKRPRGRPPEQPREWCHDLAYQAGTWPAPRRVVLVVQERPDDLLLHAFFLVTNLGKFDWPPEKVLALYRKRGSAEAHMGEVKSSLDMHLSSTDRGVSTVQDVMARNEVNLLLTLCAYQVLHGLRCLLERQTRQGWSLKRMREQVLKVAATLTVHARRITVHLGDAADKWWPSLLKGLPRLTALT; encoded by the coding sequence ATGTTCCTAACCGAACTTGACTCAAGAGGACCACTCGCCATGGGTGAAAGCCTATCCCCCTGGACCCCGTCATGCAACGGGTCCATCCGCGTCGAGCTCAGCGGCCATCGCACCACCAGCGACAGCGGTGCTTTGCTGTTGCGTGAAGCCCTCGACAACAGCGGCATGATCGATGCGCTGGACGACCATCTGGTCGATCATCGCGACCCGGATCGCGTCCGCCACTCGTTAGCCAGCCAGCTGCGTACCCTGGTGCTGCAGCGTTCGATGGGCTGGATCGACCTCAGCGATACCGATACGCTTCGCCGTGACCCGCTCTGGCAGCTAGCCTGCAGTGATGCCCGCGGGACAACGCCGTTGGCTCAGGACCGGCCATCTCAAGCGACGCTGTCGCGGCTGCTGACGTGCCTGGGCCGCGACGACAATATCGATACCGTGCATGAGGGCCTGCTGCGGCTGGCGGTCTGGCGACTGACCTCGCTGAACGGCGGCGAACGCCCCGAGCATCTGACGCTGGACATCGACGGCTTGCCGATCGACGTTCACGGCCACCAGGGCGGTTCGGCGTTTCATGGACTTTACGGGGCCAGAATCTACTCGCCTTTGGTGGCCTCGCTGGCAGAGACCGGCGACATGGTGGGCGGCCTGCTGCGTGAAGGTAACGCCGGCCCAGCCGAGAATGCCGATACCTGGATCCCACATCTGGTGCGGCGACTCAACGAGAGCACCGGGGCCAAGGTCAAGGTGCGCATCGACGCCGGCTTCACCGACAACGACACGCTTGAGGCGCTGGAAGATCGCGACATCGAGTATCTGGGCCGGTTGCGCAGTCATACGGGCCTGCAGACACTGGCAGCGCCACATCTGAAGCGGCCACGCGGCCGGCCCCCCGAGCAACCTCGGGAATGGTGCCATGACCTGGCGTACCAAGCCGGTACCTGGCCGGCGCCGCGGCGCGTGGTGCTGGTGGTACAAGAGCGGCCCGATGATCTGCTGCTGCATGCCTTCTTTTTGGTCACCAATCTCGGCAAGTTCGACTGGCCGCCGGAAAAGGTCCTGGCGCTTTATCGCAAGCGCGGCAGCGCCGAAGCCCACATGGGCGAGGTGAAGTCGTCGCTCGATATGCATCTCTCCTCGACTGATCGCGGTGTCTCCACCGTCCAGGACGTCATGGCCCGCAACGAGGTAAACCTGCTGCTGACTCTCTGCGCTTATCAGGTGCTACACGGGCTGCGTTGCCTGTTGGAACGACAGACCCGGCAGGGCTGGAGCCTGAAGCGGATGCGCGAGCAGGTGCTCAAGGTGGCCGCCACGCTGACAGTGCACGCCCGGCGTATCACCGTGCACCTCGGCGATGCCGCCGACAAATGGTGGCCATCCTTACTGAAGGGGTTGCCGCGGCTGACGGCATTGACCTGA
- a CDS encoding DUF6538 domain-containing protein, producing MKVTGHPRLYRRGARYYHRAAIPLDIQDSYPKAEETFSLKTADYQEALRLVRKAAVEVDRKFDKHRHWISAQANPLDNLTDDQIDRLASLYHASLLDEDEDIRAGGIFEEEPGEPGSDWERWDFDEYAEDIEDSLAHTRHYYARGRQDAFFKDEAEDILSWDGVELALSSDSLSWRPLVRAIQAAYIRAGKDKQARNEGEVVPTPTVAKATSQRPLSSPSDEQGPLLSVLADEWITEKAASWASKTTNDHRTTIDNFITVAGDKPLAAYSKADGRAFKSTLLKLPSNWTKQRELTGQSVDRAAERADELGMAPMSAKNVNKLIGYAAAFWNWAAKQYDECPPNPLNGMKVTLKKRAREERDPFTLSELQTIFQAPVFTGCKSLHHWRQSGSLVPKNSGMYWAPLVGLFTPPYSPG from the coding sequence GTGAAAGTTACCGGACATCCCCGCCTATATCGTCGTGGCGCTCGTTACTATCATCGGGCAGCGATACCCCTGGATATTCAGGACAGTTACCCCAAAGCGGAAGAGACCTTCTCCCTCAAGACCGCCGATTATCAAGAGGCATTACGCCTTGTCCGTAAGGCCGCCGTTGAGGTGGATAGAAAGTTTGATAAGCACCGCCATTGGATATCAGCCCAAGCCAATCCCCTAGACAACCTTACTGATGATCAAATAGACCGCCTCGCAAGTCTTTACCATGCTTCACTTTTGGATGAAGACGAAGACATTAGGGCGGGAGGCATCTTTGAGGAAGAACCAGGGGAACCAGGATCGGATTGGGAGCGGTGGGACTTCGATGAGTACGCCGAGGACATTGAAGATAGTCTGGCACATACTCGCCACTATTACGCCCGCGGTCGACAGGATGCCTTCTTCAAGGACGAGGCTGAGGATATTTTGTCATGGGATGGTGTAGAGCTTGCTTTGTCTTCTGACTCTCTAAGCTGGCGTCCACTAGTTCGAGCGATCCAAGCTGCCTATATACGGGCAGGGAAGGACAAACAGGCACGAAACGAAGGGGAGGTGGTGCCTACACCGACCGTCGCCAAAGCAACCTCACAGAGACCTCTAAGCAGTCCAAGCGATGAACAAGGGCCATTGTTGTCTGTTCTGGCTGATGAATGGATAACAGAGAAGGCCGCATCGTGGGCAAGCAAGACTACCAACGATCACCGTACCACCATCGACAACTTCATCACTGTTGCAGGTGATAAGCCGCTGGCCGCATATTCGAAGGCTGACGGGCGAGCCTTTAAATCGACCTTGCTCAAACTGCCCAGCAATTGGACAAAGCAGAGAGAACTCACGGGGCAAAGTGTCGATAGGGCAGCAGAGCGAGCGGATGAACTGGGTATGGCACCTATGTCAGCCAAGAACGTGAACAAGCTAATAGGCTATGCCGCTGCCTTTTGGAATTGGGCAGCAAAGCAATACGATGAGTGTCCGCCTAACCCACTGAATGGTATGAAAGTCACCCTCAAAAAACGCGCTCGGGAAGAACGCGACCCCTTCACGTTGAGCGAGCTACAAACCATCTTCCAGGCTCCGGTATTCACTGGCTGTAAATCACTGCATCACTGGCGGCAGTCTGGATCATTAGTTCCTAAAAACTCCGGTATGTATTGGGCACCGCTGGTTGGTCTGTTTACCCCGCCTTATTCACCGGGCTGA
- a CDS encoding potassium/proton antiporter, with amino-acid sequence MDTLYTFFLLGGGLMTLSILASRLSSFFGLPLLLIFLGLGMLAGEEGILGIEFDDYSMAFVIGHLALAMILLDGGLRTRLKTFRVGFKPALLLATFGVLVTSAIVGAIAMLIFDLTLFQGLLVGAIVGSTDAAAVFSMLNGSGVNLNERVGATLEIESGTNDPMAIFLTLMLVEMLVGEIGGVTETVLFFVSQFGIGLAVGIGGGWISAKLLRWLDLAPGLYSMLALALGFSVFGLTSVLGGSGFLAIYLTGLMIGNQPGRHLSCILPVHDGLAWLSQIGLFLVLGLLVTPSQLWDVALPASIVALALIFVARPIAVFAVIKPFFKFRTRELLFIAWVGLRGAVPIVLAIFPLIGGVANASLYFNVAFAVVLMSLLIQGGSLAWVARWMKVEIPNGTTPNRRGSLGILPENDFEMFVYDVENQDLDDVPIRLLRFPSGALISALFRKRSMLHPKGNTRLKIGDMLCVIGREEDVVALNRLFNGDAKLKQERAFFGAFTLEGGALMQEVAEAYGLTLSSSTPGMTLGKFMALRVGGHPVVGDAVDWHGIQWVVSEMDGNMITRVGLRLY; translated from the coding sequence ATGGATACACTTTATACCTTCTTTTTATTGGGCGGCGGCTTGATGACATTAAGCATCCTGGCCAGCCGCTTGTCATCGTTTTTTGGCCTGCCGCTTTTGCTGATTTTCCTGGGGCTGGGCATGCTGGCCGGCGAAGAGGGTATTCTCGGCATTGAGTTTGACGACTACTCGATGGCCTTCGTGATCGGGCATCTGGCGCTTGCCATGATTTTGCTGGATGGCGGCCTGCGCACGCGATTGAAAACATTCCGCGTAGGCTTCAAGCCGGCGCTGCTGCTGGCCACGTTCGGGGTGCTGGTGACCAGTGCGATTGTCGGCGCTATTGCCATGCTGATATTCGACCTGACCCTGTTTCAGGGGCTACTGGTCGGGGCAATTGTGGGTTCTACCGACGCCGCCGCGGTGTTTTCCATGCTCAACGGGAGCGGCGTTAACCTCAACGAGCGGGTAGGGGCAACGCTTGAGATCGAGTCGGGCACCAACGACCCGATGGCGATTTTTTTAACGCTCATGCTGGTCGAAATGCTGGTGGGCGAGATTGGCGGCGTGACCGAAACGGTGCTGTTTTTTGTATCGCAGTTTGGCATCGGGCTTGCCGTAGGCATTGGCGGTGGCTGGATCAGCGCCAAGCTGCTGCGTTGGCTGGATCTGGCACCCGGGCTTTATTCCATGCTGGCGTTGGCGCTGGGCTTTAGCGTGTTCGGGCTGACTAGCGTGCTCGGCGGCAGCGGATTTCTGGCGATCTACCTGACCGGGCTGATGATCGGCAATCAGCCCGGGCGCCATCTCAGCTGTATTCTGCCCGTCCACGATGGTTTGGCCTGGTTAAGCCAGATCGGGCTATTTCTGGTGCTTGGCCTTTTGGTCACGCCAAGCCAGCTGTGGGATGTCGCACTACCTGCGTCGATTGTGGCGCTGGCGCTGATTTTTGTGGCTCGGCCCATTGCGGTCTTCGCGGTCATCAAGCCGTTTTTCAAATTTCGCACCCGCGAGCTGCTGTTTATTGCCTGGGTCGGGCTCAGGGGGGCGGTACCGATTGTACTGGCCATCTTCCCACTGATCGGGGGCGTGGCAAACGCATCGCTATATTTCAACGTAGCGTTTGCCGTAGTGCTGATGTCGTTGTTGATACAGGGTGGTTCGCTTGCCTGGGTGGCACGCTGGATGAAGGTTGAAATTCCCAATGGCACGACGCCTAATCGCCGCGGGTCGCTGGGCATTCTGCCGGAAAATGATTTTGAAATGTTTGTTTATGACGTGGAGAACCAGGATCTCGACGATGTGCCCATCCGTTTGCTGCGCTTCCCCTCCGGCGCGCTGATATCGGCGCTGTTTCGCAAGCGCTCCATGCTGCACCCGAAAGGCAATACGCGGTTGAAAATAGGCGACATGCTTTGTGTGATCGGTCGGGAGGAAGACGTAGTAGCACTCAACCGGCTGTTTAACGGCGATGCCAAACTCAAGCAGGAAAGGGCATTCTTTGGTGCTTTCACCCTTGAGGGGGGCGCTCTGATGCAGGAGGTGGCCGAAGCCTATGGCCTGACGCTGAGCTCAAGCACACCGGGCATGACGCTTGGCAAGTTCATGGCATTGCGGGTGGGTGGGCATCCCGTCGTGGGCGATGCCGTGGACTGGCACGGCATTCAGTGGGTGGTCAGCGAGATGGATGGCAATATGATTACCCGAGTGGGGTTACGGCTTTACTAA
- a CDS encoding ABC transporter substrate-binding protein, with product MLRYRLGFVLCLLPWLWLVSTGVCAQPTAPATPPAADNSAGTLTLDTEVQVPEGLWPPRQAVIKAPSAAIAPPEPLSPPPVEPLTIMLDWFLSPQHAPLLIAQIRGLYQAQGLEVMLKPPADPSLPVKLLAAGEVDAALARQPLLHLSNHDDAGLVRIATLMETPLNAVIVAGDVAPENHAALATRTYGYTTREGAELIVPLLVPETVRQTDDYVTARNVHYDGERGLQEGSIGVLADGFYNALPAQLATDGISASVVSYADLGLPRHDGLVLMVNGDTLNRRKQTWQHLVIALENAASWITEHPERAWDALVEAYPALDNSANADAWPGIVRRMALRPAAVDTRRYQRLEAFLQQRGIIQTLLPTSALAVDPHAL from the coding sequence ATGTTGCGATATCGACTTGGCTTTGTGCTGTGCCTTTTGCCGTGGCTCTGGCTGGTGAGTACAGGCGTCTGCGCCCAGCCGACGGCACCTGCCACACCGCCCGCCGCTGACAACAGTGCCGGCACATTGACGCTGGATACCGAGGTTCAGGTGCCCGAAGGGCTCTGGCCGCCCAGGCAGGCCGTTATTAAAGCGCCCAGCGCCGCCATTGCGCCACCGGAGCCACTAAGCCCGCCGCCGGTAGAGCCGCTTACCATCATGCTCGACTGGTTTTTGAGCCCCCAGCACGCACCGCTGTTGATTGCCCAGATACGCGGGCTTTACCAAGCGCAGGGGCTTGAGGTTATGCTCAAACCGCCGGCAGACCCCTCGTTACCTGTCAAGCTGCTGGCCGCCGGTGAAGTGGATGCTGCGCTGGCCCGCCAGCCGCTCTTGCATCTGAGCAATCACGATGATGCCGGCCTCGTGCGCATAGCCACGCTGATGGAAACACCGCTCAATGCAGTCATCGTTGCCGGTGACGTCGCGCCGGAAAACCATGCGGCACTTGCCACTCGCACCTACGGCTATACCACCCGTGAAGGTGCCGAGCTTATCGTGCCGCTCTTGGTGCCCGAGACCGTGCGCCAGACCGATGACTACGTGACCGCACGCAACGTGCATTACGACGGTGAGCGCGGGCTACAGGAAGGCAGCATCGGCGTATTGGCCGACGGCTTTTACAACGCGCTGCCGGCACAGCTGGCCACCGACGGTATCAGCGCCAGCGTGGTGTCCTATGCTGACCTTGGCCTGCCCAGACACGACGGGCTGGTGCTAATGGTCAACGGCGACACGCTGAACCGGCGCAAGCAAACCTGGCAGCATCTGGTTATTGCGCTGGAAAACGCCGCAAGCTGGATTACTGAACACCCCGAGCGTGCCTGGGACGCCCTTGTTGAGGCGTATCCGGCGCTGGATAACAGCGCCAATGCTGACGCCTGGCCGGGCATTGTGCGCCGTATGGCGCTACGTCCGGCCGCGGTGGACACCCGCCGCTATCAACGTCTGGAAGCCTTTTTACAGCAGCGCGGCATTATCCAGACGTTGCTACCGACAAGTGCCCTTGCCGTTGACCCACATGCGCTTTAG
- a CDS encoding alpha/beta fold hydrolase — protein sequence MPSCVELYCLDSGADDGGELPLVIIHGLLGSADNWRSHIRTWRKKRRVVAVDLRNHGRSPHAEGMDYAAMSDDVLALLDTLGIKRAHVLGHSMGGKVAMSLARLSPGRVASLLVADIAPVAYQHGHDDIFAAMREVQNGRPTDRREADALLARHIDSRAVRLFLATNLQRGDGELTLRVGLDQIIAGYPAIIAPPAGEVAFDGPCLVLRGADSPYVQDDMLPTLREVLPRARVITLKDAGHWLHADQPDAFHQAVEAFIAAHPG from the coding sequence ATGCCGTCTTGCGTTGAACTGTACTGCCTCGATAGCGGTGCGGATGACGGCGGCGAGCTGCCGCTGGTCATCATCCATGGTCTGCTGGGCAGCGCCGATAACTGGCGTTCGCATATTCGCACCTGGCGCAAAAAACGCCGCGTGGTCGCGGTGGATCTGCGCAATCACGGGCGCTCGCCCCACGCCGAGGGCATGGATTACGCCGCCATGAGTGATGATGTGCTGGCACTGCTGGATACGCTCGGCATAAAACGGGCCCACGTGCTGGGGCACTCCATGGGCGGCAAGGTGGCCATGAGCCTTGCCCGGCTGTCACCCGGGCGGGTGGCGTCGTTGCTGGTGGCTGATATCGCGCCGGTAGCGTATCAACACGGCCACGACGATATCTTTGCGGCTATGCGTGAGGTGCAAAACGGACGGCCGACGGATCGTCGCGAGGCGGATGCGCTACTTGCCCGGCATATTGATTCCCGGGCGGTGCGACTGTTTCTGGCCACCAACCTCCAGCGTGGTGATGGCGAGCTTACACTGCGCGTGGGGCTGGATCAGATCATCGCCGGCTACCCGGCCATTATCGCGCCGCCGGCGGGCGAGGTGGCGTTTGACGGGCCGTGCCTGGTACTGCGCGGCGCAGATTCACCCTACGTTCAGGACGACATGCTGCCAACGTTGCGCGAGGTGCTGCCCCGGGCCCGTGTGATTACGCTGAAAGACGCCGGACACTGGCTGCATGCCGATCAGCCTGACGCCTTTCATCAGGCGGTCGAGGCCTTTATCGCTGCACACCCGGGCTAA
- a CDS encoding 7-cyano-7-deazaguanine/7-aminomethyl-7-deazaguanine transporter, with product MFVLTDLQYRRCLFLMVAFHIAIIAASNYLVQLPFMLFGLHTTWGAFSFPFIFLATDLTVRLFGKGPARSIILRVMLPALVVSYVVSVVFPRGNYAGLAALGEWDTFVARIALASFLAYAIGQLLDVQVFNRLRRLVWWVAPVCSTVIGNLADTLAFFSTAFYQSPDAFMAANWLEIALVDYAIKLGVSLLFFLPLYGVLLAWLMRRLMVWTGDADTAPRTA from the coding sequence ATGTTTGTCTTGACCGATCTCCAATACCGCCGCTGCCTTTTTCTTATGGTGGCGTTTCATATCGCTATCATTGCCGCCAGCAACTACCTGGTGCAGCTGCCTTTTATGCTATTTGGCCTGCATACCACCTGGGGCGCATTCAGCTTTCCGTTTATCTTTCTGGCCACCGATCTGACCGTCCGTCTGTTCGGCAAAGGGCCGGCGCGGTCGATTATTCTCAGAGTCATGCTGCCCGCGCTGGTGGTCTCGTACGTGGTATCGGTGGTATTTCCTCGAGGAAACTATGCGGGACTTGCTGCGTTGGGAGAATGGGACACCTTTGTCGCGCGTATTGCGCTGGCCAGCTTCCTGGCTTACGCGATCGGTCAGCTGCTTGACGTGCAGGTGTTCAATCGCCTGCGTCGGCTGGTGTGGTGGGTCGCGCCGGTATGCTCCACGGTGATCGGTAACCTTGCTGATACGCTCGCGTTTTTCTCTACGGCCTTTTACCAAAGCCCGGATGCGTTCATGGCGGCTAACTGGCTGGAAATCGCGCTGGTGGATTACGCCATCAAGCTGGGGGTCAGCCTGTTGTTCTTCCTTCCGCTATATGGCGTGCTGCTGGCCTGGCTGATGCGCCGGCTGATGGTGTGGACGGGTGATGCCGACACAGCGCCGCGCACCGCCTGA
- a CDS encoding ArsR/SmtB family transcription factor, which produces MPSFHRAAVHLLGNNGGSIDAGARVLKAMANAKRLHILCLLAEEELSVTQLNQRLELSQSALSQHLAILRQQALVTTRRESQTIYYSLSSQTVKAVIQALAENDA; this is translated from the coding sequence ATGCCTAGCTTTCATCGCGCCGCTGTGCACCTGCTGGGTAATAATGGCGGCTCTATCGACGCAGGCGCCCGGGTATTAAAGGCCATGGCCAACGCCAAGCGGCTGCATATTCTGTGCCTGCTGGCTGAGGAAGAGCTGTCAGTTACCCAGCTCAACCAGCGACTCGAACTCAGTCAGTCAGCGCTTTCCCAGCATTTGGCCATCCTGCGCCAGCAGGCGCTGGTCACCACACGGCGGGAATCACAGACAATCTACTATTCGCTTTCAAGCCAGACCGTTAAAGCCGTGATTCAGGCACTCGCCGAAAACGACGCTTAG